One genomic region from Thermus antranikianii DSM 12462 encodes:
- a CDS encoding mechanosensitive ion channel family protein, translating to MVALHVALALLLAWLLGLYGARALNALGRLTPTERDDRFFRALGFLWWGVVVLLALSYLAHALAWPLEPLATWGKALAQWLGSRGLAILAVMGLTLVAYRLVPLLLARLPEPEGELTREAVRRKTLRAVAESVLRVSIVVIGGLFMLSNLGFNVTALLAGAGVVGLAISFAAQNLIRDFINGFFILLEDQYGVGDIVLINGVGGQVERFNLRLTVLRDLEGRVHFIPNSEVRQVTVLTQEWSRAVVDVGVAYKEDLDRVLEVFRDEVARFHQDPEWQDRFTEPPEVLGVQDLGNSAVVIRVLFSTKPAQQWAVAREFRRRIKNRLDREGIEIPYPHQKLYFGEPLRLEKGA from the coding sequence ATGGTGGCCCTACACGTAGCCCTCGCCCTCCTTCTGGCCTGGCTTTTAGGCCTCTACGGAGCCAGAGCCCTGAACGCCCTGGGGCGCCTCACCCCCACGGAGCGGGACGACCGCTTCTTCCGGGCCCTCGGCTTCCTCTGGTGGGGGGTGGTGGTCCTCCTGGCCCTGAGCTACCTGGCCCACGCCCTCGCCTGGCCCCTGGAGCCCCTGGCCACCTGGGGGAAGGCCCTCGCCCAGTGGCTGGGAAGCCGGGGCCTGGCCATCCTGGCGGTGATGGGCCTCACCCTGGTGGCCTACCGCCTCGTGCCCCTCCTCCTCGCCCGGCTTCCCGAGCCCGAAGGGGAGCTCACCCGGGAGGCGGTGCGGCGCAAAACCTTAAGGGCGGTGGCGGAGTCGGTGCTAAGGGTAAGCATCGTGGTGATCGGCGGCCTCTTTATGCTCTCCAACCTGGGCTTCAACGTCACCGCCCTCCTGGCGGGGGCCGGGGTGGTGGGCCTGGCCATCAGCTTCGCTGCCCAGAACCTGATCCGGGACTTCATCAACGGATTTTTCATCCTTCTGGAGGATCAGTACGGGGTAGGGGATATCGTGCTCATCAACGGGGTGGGGGGGCAGGTGGAGCGCTTCAACCTGCGCCTCACCGTGCTCCGGGACCTGGAGGGCCGGGTCCACTTCATCCCCAACTCCGAGGTCCGCCAGGTGACGGTCCTCACCCAGGAGTGGAGCCGGGCGGTGGTGGACGTGGGCGTGGCCTACAAGGAGGACCTGGACCGGGTTTTGGAGGTATTCCGAGACGAGGTGGCCCGCTTCCACCAGGACCCGGAGTGGCAAGACCGGTTCACCGAACCCCCGGAGGTCCTGGGGGTGCAGGACCTGGGAAACAGCGCCGTGGTCATCCGGGTCCTCTTCAGCACCAAGCCCGCCCAGCAGTGGGCCGTGGCCCGGGAGTTCCGCCGCCGCATCAAAAACCGCCTGGACCGGGAGGGGATCGAGATCCCCTACCCCCACCAGAAGCTCTACTTCGGCGAACCCCTTAGGCTGGAGAAGGGAGCGTAA
- a CDS encoding chlorite dismutase family protein, which produces MPRLWGFSLYRLLPEFRRLEAEHQEHLKEEFAQFLARWQEKEGFLRVYSLVGLSPEADFLLWQGASHLKALQALRREMHRTRLMGFLEPVALYLDHGEGEPGEGFLALFPFGLEGGPPEGARVFQGEGLLALEGPWEVLFPLVLREGGYLAARRTPREALDEL; this is translated from the coding sequence ATGCCGCGCCTTTGGGGGTTTAGCCTCTATAGGCTTTTGCCGGAGTTCCGCCGCCTCGAGGCCGAGCACCAGGAGCACCTTAAAGAGGAGTTCGCCCAGTTCCTGGCCCGCTGGCAGGAAAAGGAGGGTTTCCTCCGGGTCTACAGCCTGGTGGGGCTTTCCCCCGAGGCCGACTTCCTCCTCTGGCAGGGGGCATCCCACCTTAAGGCCCTGCAGGCCCTGAGGCGGGAGATGCACCGCACCCGCCTCATGGGGTTTCTGGAGCCCGTGGCCCTTTACCTGGACCATGGGGAGGGGGAGCCAGGGGAGGGGTTTTTGGCCCTGTTCCCCTTCGGCCTGGAGGGAGGCCCGCCCGAGGGGGCGAGGGTCTTCCAGGGGGAGGGGCTTTTGGCCCTCGAGGGGCCCTGGGAGGTGCTCTTCCCCCTGGTTCTGAGGGAGGGGGGTTACCTGGCCGCCCGCCGCACCCCCAGGGAGGCGTTGGACGAACTCTAG
- a CDS encoding enoyl-CoA hydratase-related protein produces MVLKERQEGVLILSLNRPEKLNAITGALLDELYQVLKEAQEDPGVRALLLTGAGRAFCAGQDLGEFGEGKPDYEAHLRRYNRVVEALAGLEKPLVVAVNGVAAGAGMSLALWGDLRLAALEASFTPAFVRIGLVPDSGMSFILPRLVGFAKAQELLLLSPRLSAEEAQALGLVHRVVPGERLLEEALALARELAQGPTRTYALTKKLLLETYRLSLTEALALEAILQGEAGRTQDHEEGVRAFREKRPPRFVGR; encoded by the coding sequence ATGGTCCTGAAGGAGAGACAGGAAGGCGTCCTTATCCTCAGCCTAAACCGGCCGGAAAAGCTGAACGCCATAACCGGTGCCCTGCTGGACGAACTCTACCAAGTCCTAAAGGAGGCCCAGGAAGACCCCGGGGTCCGGGCCCTCCTCCTCACGGGGGCCGGGCGGGCCTTCTGTGCGGGGCAGGACCTGGGGGAGTTCGGGGAGGGCAAGCCCGACTACGAGGCCCACCTCCGCCGCTACAACCGGGTGGTGGAGGCTCTGGCGGGGCTGGAGAAGCCCCTGGTGGTGGCGGTGAACGGGGTGGCGGCGGGAGCGGGGATGAGCCTGGCCCTTTGGGGCGACCTGCGCCTGGCGGCCCTGGAGGCCAGCTTCACCCCCGCCTTCGTGCGCATCGGCCTGGTGCCGGACTCGGGGATGAGCTTTATCCTGCCCCGGCTGGTGGGGTTCGCCAAGGCCCAGGAACTCCTCCTCCTCTCCCCCAGGCTTTCCGCCGAGGAGGCCCAGGCCCTCGGCCTGGTGCACCGGGTGGTGCCGGGGGAAAGGCTTTTGGAGGAGGCCCTGGCCCTGGCCCGGGAGCTGGCCCAGGGGCCCACCCGGACCTACGCCCTCACCAAGAAGCTCCTTTTGGAAACCTACCGGCTTTCCCTCACGGAGGCCCTGGCCCTCGAGGCCATCCTCCAGGGGGAGGCCGGGCGCACCCAGGACCACGAGGAGGGGGTAAGGGCCTTTAGGGAAAAGCGCCCGCCCAGGTTCGTGGGCCGATGA
- the hemQ gene encoding hydrogen peroxide-dependent heme synthase — protein MGGHIPEPTFTLEGWHILHDFRRLDHAAWFSAPKEERQAAWGELSEILGEWEKVEAEGKGSFGVYQVITHKADLLFLNLRESLDALLEVEARLNKSLFARYLSPAYGFYSVVELGSQTGPLDPEAPYIKPRLTPRLPKTGYVCFYPMNKRRQGQDNWYLLPAKERAELMKAHGETGRKYQGKVLQVISGAQGLDDWEWGVDLFSEDPIQFKKIVYEMRFDEVSARFGEFGPFYVGKRLSQEALARFLEVG, from the coding sequence ATGGGAGGTCACATTCCTGAGCCCACCTTTACCCTCGAGGGCTGGCACATCCTTCACGACTTCCGCCGCCTGGACCATGCCGCCTGGTTCTCCGCCCCCAAGGAGGAACGGCAGGCCGCCTGGGGGGAGCTTTCGGAAATCCTGGGGGAGTGGGAAAAGGTAGAGGCGGAGGGCAAGGGGTCCTTCGGCGTGTACCAGGTGATCACCCACAAGGCCGACCTCCTCTTCCTGAACCTGAGGGAGAGCCTGGATGCCCTCCTGGAGGTGGAGGCCAGGCTCAACAAGAGCCTTTTCGCCCGCTACCTAAGCCCCGCCTACGGGTTTTACTCGGTGGTGGAGCTGGGGAGCCAGACCGGGCCTTTGGATCCCGAAGCCCCCTACATCAAGCCCCGCCTGACCCCCAGGCTGCCCAAGACGGGCTACGTCTGCTTCTACCCCATGAACAAGCGCCGCCAGGGCCAGGACAACTGGTACCTCCTCCCCGCCAAGGAGCGGGCGGAGCTCATGAAGGCCCACGGGGAAACGGGAAGGAAGTACCAGGGCAAGGTCTTGCAGGTGATCAGCGGGGCCCAGGGCCTGGACGACTGGGAGTGGGGGGTGGACCTCTTTAGCGAGGACCCCATCCAGTTCAAGAAGATCGTGTACGAGATGCGCTTTGACGAGGTATCCGCCCGCTTTGGCGAGTTCGGGCCCTTCTACGTGGGCAAGCGCCTCAGCCAAGAGGCCCTGGCCCGCTTCCTGGAGGTGGGGTGA
- the ruvA gene encoding Holliday junction branch migration protein RuvA, giving the protein MIRYLKGTVLKREEGGFLLLVNGVGFLVQAPQTLLQSLKEGQEVAVHTHLQLREEGLFLYGFPDEESLLLFELLLSVSGVGPKVALSLLSALTPRLLAQALAQGDLRLLTAASGVGKRLAERIALELKGKVPPSLLTGQKVESQAAEEAILALTALGFKEGQARGVVLDLLAKRPSANAQELIKEALKRLR; this is encoded by the coding sequence ATGATCCGCTACCTCAAGGGCACGGTCCTGAAGAGGGAGGAAGGGGGGTTTCTCCTTTTGGTGAATGGGGTGGGCTTCCTGGTGCAAGCCCCCCAGACCCTTCTGCAAAGCCTCAAAGAGGGCCAGGAGGTGGCGGTCCACACCCATCTTCAGCTCCGGGAGGAGGGCCTGTTTCTTTATGGCTTCCCTGACGAGGAAAGCCTCCTCCTCTTTGAGCTCCTCCTTTCCGTGAGCGGGGTGGGGCCCAAGGTGGCCCTCTCCCTTCTCTCCGCCCTCACCCCCAGGCTTCTGGCCCAGGCCCTGGCCCAGGGGGACCTGCGCCTCCTCACCGCGGCAAGCGGGGTGGGGAAAAGGCTTGCCGAGCGGATCGCCCTGGAGCTCAAGGGGAAGGTGCCCCCAAGCCTCCTCACCGGGCAAAAGGTGGAAAGCCAGGCGGCGGAGGAGGCCATCCTGGCCCTCACCGCCTTGGGCTTCAAGGAGGGCCAGGCCCGGGGGGTGGTCCTGGACCTCCTGGCCAAGCGCCCCTCGGCCAACGCCCAGGAGCTCATCAAGGAGGCCCTGAAGCGGTTGCGCTAG